Genomic window (Streptomyces sp. NBC_01431):
CTCCAGCTGACCGGCGTGGTCGACCAGCGGCAGATGCGCTCCCAGTACCTCGACCGGATGGACATCGAGCGCGAGCGCGGCATCACGATCAAGAGCCAGGCGGTCCGGCTGCCGTGGGCCCCCACCGAAGGCCCCGACCAGGGCCGGGCCCACATCCTGAACATGATCGACACTCCGGGCCACGTGGACTTCACGTACGAGGTGTCCCGCTCGCTCGCCGCCTGCGAGGGCACCGTCCTGCTGGTGGACGCGGCCCAGGGCATCGAGGCGCAGACGCTGGCCAACCTGTACCTCGCGATGGAGAACGACCTCACCATCGTCCCGGTGCTCAACAAGATCGACCTGCCGGCCGCCCAGCCGGAGAAGTTCTCCGAGGAGCTCGCGAACCTCATCGGCTGCCAGCCCGAGGACGTGCTCAAGGTCTCCGCGAAGACCGGCGTCGGCGTGGACGCGCTCCTGGACCGGGTGGTCCGCGACGTGCCCGCCCCGGTCGGCGTGGCCGACGCGCCGGCCCGCGCGATGATCTTCGACTCCGTCTACGACTCGTACCGCGGTGTCGTCACCTACGTCCGAGTGGTCGACGGCCAGCTCAACAAGCGCGAGCGCATCCGCATGATGTCGACCGGCGCCACCCACGAGCTCCTTGAGATCGGCGTCTCGTCCCCCGAGATGACCCCGGCCGACGGCATCGGCGTCGGCGAGGTGGGCTACATCATCACCGGCGTGAAGGACGTCCGTCAGTCCAAGGTCGGTGACACCATCACCAGCCTGCACAACGGCGCCACCGAAGCGCTCGGCGGTTACAAGGACCCGAAGCCGATGGTCTTCTCCGGTCTGTATCCGCTGGACGGCTCGGACTACCCGGACCTGCGCGAAGCCCTCGACAAGCTCCAGCTCAACGACGCCGCCCTGGTGTACGAGCCGGAGACCTCGGCCGCGCTCGGCTTCGGCTTCCGCGTCGGCTTCCTCGGCCTGCTGCACCTGGACGTGATCCGCGAGCGCCTGGAGCGCGAGTTCAACCTCGACCTGATCGCGACCGCGCCCAACGTGGTCTACCGGGTCGTCCTGGAGGACGGCAAGGAGGTCACGGTCACCAACCCGAGCGAGTTCCCCGAGGGCAAGATCTCGGACGTGTACGAGCCGGTCGTACGGGCCACCATCCTCGCGCCGTCGGAGTTCATCGGCTCGATCATGGAGCTCTGCCAGACCCGCCGCGGCACCCTGCTCGGCATGGACTACCTCTCCGAGGACCGGGTCGAGATCCGCTACACCCTGCCGCTCGCGGAGATCGTCTTCGACTTCTTCGACCAGCTGAAGTCCAAGACGCGCGGTTACGCCTCGCTCGACTACGAGCCCACCGGCGAGCAGGCCGCGAGCCTGGTCAAGGTCGACATCCTGCTGCACGGCGACAAGGTCGACGCGTTCTCCGCCGTCTGCCACAAGGACGCGGCCTACGCCTACGGCGTGCGCCTGGTCGCCAAGCTGCGCGAGCTCATCCCGCGCCAGGCCTTCGAGGTGCCCGTCCAGGCGGCGATCGGCTCCCGGGTCATCGCCCGCGAGACGATCCGCGCCATCCGCAAGGACGTCCTCGCCAAGTGCTACGGCGGCGACATCTCGCGTAAGCGCAAGCTGCTCGAAAAGCAGAAGGAGGGCAAGAAGCGGATGAAGATGGTGGGCTCCGTGGAGGTCCCCCAGGAGGCCTTCATCGCCGTGCTCTCCAGCGACGACTCGGGCGGTAAGAAGAAGTAGTACGCCCGCGATCACCGGCTCTTCGCACCACCGCCACAACGGACCCCCGCGCCTTCGCACGGGGGTCCGTTCGTTATGAAACTACTGTTCATTGCCCCTTACGCACCGGGCGGAGGCGCTCTACTCTGATCACGGCCCGATGGTTACTCGCCAGTTAAACAAGCGTCGGAAGCCAGAGAGCACTCGGACCACCAGCAGTCGTGCAGCCTTGCCGCAGGCCAGCCCGGAGGACGTCGTGAGCGACACACAGACCTTGATCGAGAACCGGCCGCCGTCCGTGGCGGCCCTCTTCGTCCAGCGCGTGGACGCCACGCCGGACGCGGAGGCCTACCGCTACCCGGTGGTGGCCGCGGGCCACGTCCCCGACGAGTGGAAGTCGCTGAGCTGGGCCCAGGCCGCCGAACGCGTCTACGCGATCGCCGCGGGCCTCGCCGACCTCGGCGTGCGGGCCGAGGAGCGGGTCGCGCTCGCCTCCTCCACCCGGGTCGAGTGGATCCTGGCCGACCTCGGGGTGATGTGCGCGGGTGCCGCCACGACCACGATCTACCCCTCCACCAACGCCGAGGAGTCGGCGTTCATCCTGGCCGACTCCGAGAGCCGGGTGCTGATCGCGGAGGACGCCGCCCAGCTGGCCAAGGCCCGCGAGCGCCGGGCCGAGCTGCCGCACCTGAAGCACGTCGTGGTCCTCGACCCGGTGGGTGCCGGGCCCGCCGAGGGCGACCCGGAGGGCTGGGTGCTCAGCCTCGCCGAGCTGGAAGCACGCGGCGCCGCCCATCTGGAGAAGCACCCCGAGGCGGTCAAGGAGCGGATCGCGGCCATCACCGCCGACCAGCTCGCCACCCTCATCTACACCTCCGGCACCACGGGCAAGCCCAAGGGCGTACGGCTGCCGCACGACAACTGGTCGTACATGGCCAAGGCGACCGTCGCGACCGGTCTGATCACCAGCGAGGACGTGCAGTACCTCTGGCTGCCGCTCGCGCACGTCTTCGGCAAGGTGCTGACCTCCGGCCAGATCGAGGCCGGCCACGTGACGGCGGTCGACGGCCGGATCGACAAGATCATCGAGAATCTGCCGGTGGTCCAGCCGACCTACATGGCAGCGGTGCCCCGCATCTTCGAAAAGGTCTACAACGGCGTCGCGGGCAAGGCCCGCGAGGGCGGCGGGGCCAAGTACAAGATCTTCCAGTGGGCGGCCGGGGTGGCCCGCGAGTACGCGAAGGTCAGCCAGGACAACTTCCGCCGCACCGGGCGGCCCGGAGCGCCCTTCGCCCTCGCAGCCAAGCACAAGGTCGCGGACGCGCTGGTGTACAGCAAGATCCGTGAGGCGTTCGGCGGGCGGCTGCGGGCCTGTGTCTCCGGCTCGGCGGCGCTCGCGCCCGAGATCGGCTTCTTCTTCGCCGGCGCCGGCATCCACATCCTGGAGGGCTACGGCCTCACCGAGTCCTCGGCCGCCTCCTTCGTCAACCCGGGCGAGGCCTACCGCACCGGCACCGTCGGCAAGCCGCTGCCCGGCACCGAGGTGCGGATCGCGGACGACGGCGAGATCCTGCTGCGCAGCCCCGGCATCATGCAGGGCTACCACGGGCTGCCCGAGAAGACCGCCGAAGTCCTGGAGCCCGACGGCTGGTTCCACACCGGCGACATCGGCGAGCTGTCCGCCGACGGCTACCTGCGCATCACCGACCGCAAGAAGGACCTCATCAAGACGTCGGGCGGCAAGTACATCGCGCCGGCCGAGGTCGAGGGCCAGTTCAAGGCGGTCTGCCCGTTCGTCTCCAACATCCTGGTGCACGGTGCCGACCGGAACTTCTGCACCGCCCTGATCTCCCTGGACGAACCGACGATCCTCGGCTGGGCCAAGGAGCAGGGCATCGCGGGTTCGTACGCCGACGTCGTGGCGGCCCCGCGCACGGCGGAGCTCATCGAGGGCTATGTGGCCCGTCTCAACGAGGGGCTCCAGCGCTGGCAGACGATCAAGAAGTTCCGGCTCCTTCCGCGCGACCTGGACGTGGAGCACGGCGAGCTGACCCCCAGTCTGAAGCTGAAGCGACCGGTGGTGGAGCGCGAGTACCGCCCGCTGATCGAGGAGATGTACGCGGGCTCACGCGAGGCCTGAGCGGGCCGTTCACGGGGTGCTGCGAGCCCGCCCGAGGGCACGCAGCGCGTCGTGAAGGCGAGCCATCCGGTGGCGCAGCTCCGCCACCTCGCCCAGCTCTCCCCGGGCCAGCTGCTCCTCGATCGCGGTGAGCCGCTCGGCGATCTCGTCGAACCGGCGCTGCTCGTCCGTCAGCATCCGCTCCAACTGCCGGTTCTTACGGTGCAGTTCGAGGAAGACGTTCACCTTGGCGCGCAGCACCCAGGGGTCGAAGGGCTTGGTGAGGAAGTCCGCCGCGCCCGTCGCGTACCCGCGGAAGGCGTAGCCGTCGTCGTCGCTGCCGGTCAGGAAGATGATCGGCACGTTCTTCGTCTGGTCGAGCCGCTTGATGTTCGAGGCGGTCTCGAAGCCGTCCATGCCCGGCATCCGCACGTCGAGCAGGACCACCGCGAACTTCTGCCGCAGCAGCGCCTTCATCGCCTCCTCGCCCGAACGGGCCCGTACCAAAGGCTCGTTGAGGGAGCCGAGGACGGCCTCCAGGGCGATCAGGTTGTCCTCCATGTCGTCGACGAGGAGGATGCTCGCACCATCGTGGAATGGTGCCCGAGTGCTCATGCCCGGTCGCCTCGCGGGCTCGGTGAGGCGGCTTCCCTTTCCCCGGTGTCGCTGCGCTGCTCGGGGACGGGCGGGGTTTCGTCGTCCTGCGCCGGGCCCTCGGGGTCCAGAAGGGCGCAGACCACGCTGAGCAGCCGGTCCACGTCGACGGGCTTGGGCACGTAGTCGTTGGCGCCCTGGGCTATCGACTTCTCGCGGTCGCCGGGCATCGCCTTCGCGGTGAGCGCGATGATCGGCAGATCGGTCCACAGCGGGCTGCGCCGGATCGCCTCGATCGTCTCGTAGCCGTCCATCTCCGGCATCATGATGTCCATCAGGATGAGCTCGATGTCCGGGTTGCGCTCCAGGATCTCGATGCCCTCCCGTCCGTTCTCCGCGTACAGGACCGGCATGCCGACGCGGCCCAGGACATGGGTGAGCGCGAAGACGTTGCGGATGTCGTCGTCGACGATCAACACCCGCCGCCCCGGCAGGACTTGACCGGCCCGGCCGCCCTTCCACTGCTCCAGCCTGGTGGCGGTGGGCCAGCCGTCGTCCTGGTCGGGCAGCAGTACGTGCTCGCTGGTGAACCGGTCGGAGCCGTCGAGGGTGAGCGCCGGGTCGGACTGCTCGGCGTCGCCGGGCAAGTGCCCCGGATAGAGGACGGGGACGTACAGGGTGAAGGTGGAGCCGCGGCCCAACTCGCTCTCGGCGGCGATGCGGCCGCCCAGCAGCCTGGCGATCTCACGGCTGATGGACAGGCCGAGGCCGGTGCCGCCGTACTTGCGGTTGGTGGTGCCGTCGGCCTGTTGGAACGCCTCGAAGATCACCGGGAGTTTCTCATGCGCGATGCCGATGCCGGTGTCCTTGACGACGAAGGCCACCTGGTCCTCGCCGCCGTGCGCCGCCGCGCCGGCCGCGTTCCTGACGCGCTTGACGCGCAGCTCCACCCGGCCCGAGGAGGTGAACTTGATCGCGTTGGACAGCAGGTTGCGCAGGATCTGCTGGAGGCGCTGTTCGTCGCAGTACATCTCGCGCGGCACGTCCTCACCCACGGCCACGTCGAAGGCGAGACCGCGATCGAGGGTGATGGGGCGGAAGGTGGCGTGGACGTAGTCGAGCACCTTGATCAGCGGGAGCTTCTTGGGGCGGACGTCCATGCGCCCCGCCTCGATCTTCGACAGGTCGAGGATGTCGTTGATCAGTTGCAGCAGGTCCGAGCCGGAGCGATGGATCGTGGACGCGAACTGCACCTCCTGCTCGGACAGATGGGCATCCGGGTTGTCGGCGAGCAGCCGGGCGAGGATGAGCAGCGAGTTGAGCGGGGTGCGCAGCTCGTGGGACATGTTCGCCAGGAACTCCGACTTGTACTGGGAGCTGGTCGCGAGCAGGGCCGCCTTCTCCTCCAGCTCGGCGTTCGAGCGCTGCAACTCGGCCTGTTGGCGCTGGAGTTCGTCGGAACGCTCCTGGAGCTGGACCGCCAGCCGCTGGGACTCGCTGAGCAGCGACTCCGTACGGGAGTTGGCGATGATGGTGTTGATCGCGACGCCGATGGTGTTCACGAACTGGTCGAAGAAGGCCAGGTGGACGTCCGAGAAGCGGGAGAAGGACGCCAGCTCGATGACGCCGAGCAGCTTGTCCTCGAAGAGGATCGGGATGATGACGACGCTGGCGGGCGAGGCCTCGCCGAGCCCCGAGTTGATCTTGATGTAGTCCGGTGGGGCCTCTTCGAGCAGGATCCGCTTCTTCTCCAGGGCCGCCTGCCGGACCAGGCCGTGCCCCGGCATGCCGGTGGTGTCCACCGTGGCGCCCTGCGCCGAGCCGTACCCGGCGATGAAGGCCAGCCCCTTGGTGGCGCTGGTGATCCGCGAGGGCGCGCCCTCGCTGTCGGGGTCGGCGAGGAAGAACGCGCCGTACTGGGCGTTCACCAGCGGCGTCAGCTCGCGAAGGATCAGGTCGGCGACCTCCATCAGGTCCCGGTGACCCTGCATGAGCCCCGCCAGGCGGGCCAGGTTGGACTCCAGCCAGTCCTTGGCGCGGGTCGTCTCGCGCAGATTGGACACCATCAGGTTGATGTTGTCCTTCAGCTCGGAGACCTCGCCCCGGGTCTCCACGGTGATCGAACGCGACATGTCGCCCTGGGCGACCGCCGAGGCGACCTCGGCGATCGCGCGGACCTGGGTGGTGAGGTTCAGGGCCAGCTCGTTGACGTTGGTCGTCAGGCGCTTCCACGTCCCGTACACGCCCTCGACCCGGGCCTGGCCGCCGAGCTGACCCTCCGAGCCCACCTCGCGGGCCACCCGGGTGACCTCGGAGGAGAACGACGACAGCGTGTCCACCATGGTGTTGATGGTGGTCTTCAGCTCCAGGATCTCGCCGCGCGCGTCCACGTCGATCTTCTTCGACAGGTCGCCCTGGGCCACCGCCGTGGCGACCTGGGCGATGTTGCGGACCTGGGAGGTCAGGTTGTCCGCCATGTAGTTGACGTTGTCGGTGAGGTCCTTCCACACACCGGAAACCCCGAGCACCTGGGCGCGCCCGCCGAGCCGGCCGTCCGTGCCGACCTCGCGCGCCACCCTGGTCACCTCGTCGGCGAAGGCGCGCAACTGCTCCACCATCGTGTTGACCGTGTCCTTGAGTTCCAGGATCTCGCCCCGCGCGTCCACCGTGATCTTCTTCGACAGGTCGCCGTTGGCGACGGCGGTGGTGACCTGGGCAATGTTGCGGACCTGGGAGGTCAGGTTGGAGGCCATGAAGTTGACGTTGTCGGTGAGGTCCTTCCAGACCCCGGAGACCCCGCGCACCTGGGCCTGACCGCCGAGGTTTCCTTCGGTGCCGACCTCGCGGGCGACCCTCGTGACCTCGTCGGCGAAGGCGGAGAGCTGGTCGACCATGGTGTTGATGGTCGACTTGAGCTCCAGGATCTCGCCCTTGGCCTCCACCGTGATCTTCTTGCCGAGGTCGCCCTGGGCCACGGCGGTCGACACCAGGGCGATGTTGCGGACCTGTGAAGTGAGGTTGTCCGCCATGAAGTTGACGTTCTCGGTGAGGTCCTTCCAGACGCCCGACACCCCGCGCACCTGGGCCCGGCCGCCGAGGTTTCCTTCGGTGCCGACCTCGCGGGCGACCCTCGTGACCTCGTCGGCGAAGGCGGAGAGCTGGTCGACCATGGTGTTGATGGTGGACTTCAGCTCCAGGATCTCGCCCTGCGCGTCGACGGTGATCTTCTGGGACAGGTCGCCGTTGGCGACGGCGGTGGTGACCTGGGCGATGTTGCGGACCTGGGAGGTCAGGTTGGAGGCCATGAAGTTGACGTTGTCGGTGAGGTTCTTCCAGACCCCGGATACGCCCCGCACCTGGGCCCGGCCGCCCAGTTGACCTTCGGTGCCGACCTCGCGGGCCACGCGCGTGACCTCGTCGGCGAAGGCGGACAGCTGGTCCACCATCGTGTTCACGGTCAGCTTCAGTTCGAGCAGCTCGCCCGTCGCCTCGACCGTCACCGTACGCGTCAGATCGCCCCGCGCCACCGCCGTGGTCACCGCCGCGATGTCGCGTACCTGCGCGGTCAGCCGCGAAGCCATGGTGTTCACGGCTTCCGTGACATCGCGCCAACTCCCGCTCAGACCCTGCACCTTGGCCCGGCCGCCGAGCCGCCCCTCGGTACCGACCTCGCGGGCCACCCGGGTCACCTCGCCGGTGAACAGGGACAGCTGGTCGACCATCTTGTTGACGGCCCGGCCGAGCCTGCGCAGATCGCCGCGCAACTGCCGGTTCCCGTCGTGCAGATCGACCCGCTGGGTCAGATCGCCGCCCGCCACCGCGTCCAGGACACGCGTCGCGTTCGCCGCAGGCACCACCAGGGCGTCGAGCAGGGTGTTCGCGTGCCCGATGTCGGCGGTCCAGGCGCCCTGCCCGGGACTGGCCGTGAGCCGCTCGTCGAGCCGTCCGTGCCGGACCACCTCGCGGCGCACCCGCATCAGCTCGTCGGTGAAGTGCTGGTTGCGCACGGCCACTTGGTTGAACAGCGCCGCCAGCTCGGCCGGCAGCCCCTCGTGGACCTCCTGGAGCCGCACCCGGAAGTCGCCGTCGCGCAGAGCCGTCATGGCCGCGAGCAGCGGGCGGAGCTCCGAAGCCCGGACCCAGCCGTCGTCTGCCGACGGCATAGCACTGTCTCTGTTCATGTGGGCCCACTTCGATGACTCGGCTCCAATGGGCCCGCTCAGTCTGTCACTGTCCCGATGCTGTGAGCGGTGCAATGCGAGAACCCGTCAGGAGCGGCATCGTGGGATCCTTTCCAGGGCCGCGGGAGGGCCCGAACCGCCTGGTCCCGCCGCCCGGCTCCGACGAGCCGGGCGAAGCCGAGGCGCTGTCCGACGTATCCGCCGCGCCGGGACCGCGGGCATCCGCCCAGGCCTGCCCGACCGGTCCCGCCGCGCCAGGACCGCGGGCCGCCGCCGACGCCTGCCCGACCGCCCGCACCAGTCTGCCCGGCGACGCGCTCGCCCCCGGCGCCGCCCGGCGCTTCATCAGGGCCGTGCTCGCCGACTGGGCCGGGCTCGGCCCGTCCGCCGCTGGTCAAGTCCCGCCGATATCCGTCGAGTTCGGGTCCGAGGCGGCTGTCGTCGTCAATGAACTCGTCACCAACGCGGTCGTCCACGCGGGCACCACGGTCGAGCTGCTGTGCCGTCTGGAGAGCGGCGGCGCCACGGAACCCGCCGCTCTCGTCATCGAGGTCTGCGACCACCACCCCTCCCGTGCGGTACGCGGCGCACCGCGGCGGGCCCGCGAGGATCTCACCGCGTACGAGTCCGGGCGCGGCCTGCACATCGTCGCCGCCCTCGCCGAATGCTGGGGGGTCACGTACCGCACCGGGCGCAAAACCGTCTGGGCCCGCCTCCGCGTCGACGTCGGCGAGCCTTCGGAACCGCGACGAGGCCACCGCGACGAAGTGCTCCAACGCGGCCTGCACGCCGCCGGGATACTGGCCCCCGCCCCTTGCCGCGCCCCACGTGGTCCCGACCGGGACTGGATCCACCGAGGCGCGCTCTCCTTCCTCGCCGAGGCCTCCGACCTGCTGGCCGGACAGTTCGACGAGGACCTGATCGCGGCGCTCGCCGGACAGCTCCTGGTGCCCCGGCTCGCCGACTGGTGCGCCATCTGGCTCGACGAGGAAGCGGGCGGCCCGCTTCTCGCGCCCCGCCTGGCCCGGGTCTGGCACGCGAAGGAGGCGGCCATCGAACCGCTGCGGGCCGCCGTCGAGAAGGAACCGCCGAGGCTGCCCGCCGCCGCGCGCGGCGGGCCGGTGCCGATGCCCTGGCCTGCGGCCGCCGAACTCGGCACGGACGGCGCCGCGTTGGCGTACCGCCTGGTCGCGGGCGGTCGCGACGTGGGCGCCCTGCTCATCGGCCGCGCCGGCGTGACGCACATCCCCGGCGAGATCACCGGCCTGATCGAGGACTTCGTGCGCCGGGTGGCCCTCGCGATCGGCGCGGCCCGCAAGTACACCCGGCAGGCCACCATCAGCAGGGTGCTCCAGCGCGGCCTGCTGCCCAGCCGGGTCGCCGAGATCCCCGGCATCGACAGCGCCTTCGTGTACGAGCCGAGCAACGAGGCACTGGCGGGCGGCGACTTCTACGACGTGTTCCCCGGCACCGACGGACGCTGGTGCTTCGTGCTCGGCGACGTCCAGGGCAGCGGCCCCGAGGCCGCCGTGGTGACCGGCCTCGCCCGGCCCTGGCTGCGGCTGCTCGCCCGCGAGGGGTACGCGGTGCACGAGGTGCTCAACCGGCTCAACCAGCTGCTAGTGGA
Coding sequences:
- a CDS encoding AMP-dependent synthetase/ligase — protein: MSDTQTLIENRPPSVAALFVQRVDATPDAEAYRYPVVAAGHVPDEWKSLSWAQAAERVYAIAAGLADLGVRAEERVALASSTRVEWILADLGVMCAGAATTTIYPSTNAEESAFILADSESRVLIAEDAAQLAKARERRAELPHLKHVVVLDPVGAGPAEGDPEGWVLSLAELEARGAAHLEKHPEAVKERIAAITADQLATLIYTSGTTGKPKGVRLPHDNWSYMAKATVATGLITSEDVQYLWLPLAHVFGKVLTSGQIEAGHVTAVDGRIDKIIENLPVVQPTYMAAVPRIFEKVYNGVAGKAREGGGAKYKIFQWAAGVAREYAKVSQDNFRRTGRPGAPFALAAKHKVADALVYSKIREAFGGRLRACVSGSAALAPEIGFFFAGAGIHILEGYGLTESSAASFVNPGEAYRTGTVGKPLPGTEVRIADDGEILLRSPGIMQGYHGLPEKTAEVLEPDGWFHTGDIGELSADGYLRITDRKKDLIKTSGGKYIAPAEVEGQFKAVCPFVSNILVHGADRNFCTALISLDEPTILGWAKEQGIAGSYADVVAAPRTAELIEGYVARLNEGLQRWQTIKKFRLLPRDLDVEHGELTPSLKLKRPVVEREYRPLIEEMYAGSREA
- a CDS encoding HAMP domain-containing protein, with amino-acid sequence MTALRDGDFRVRLQEVHEGLPAELAALFNQVAVRNQHFTDELMRVRREVVRHGRLDERLTASPGQGAWTADIGHANTLLDALVVPAANATRVLDAVAGGDLTQRVDLHDGNRQLRGDLRRLGRAVNKMVDQLSLFTGEVTRVAREVGTEGRLGGRAKVQGLSGSWRDVTEAVNTMASRLTAQVRDIAAVTTAVARGDLTRTVTVEATGELLELKLTVNTMVDQLSAFADEVTRVAREVGTEGQLGGRAQVRGVSGVWKNLTDNVNFMASNLTSQVRNIAQVTTAVANGDLSQKITVDAQGEILELKSTINTMVDQLSAFADEVTRVAREVGTEGNLGGRAQVRGVSGVWKDLTENVNFMADNLTSQVRNIALVSTAVAQGDLGKKITVEAKGEILELKSTINTMVDQLSAFADEVTRVAREVGTEGNLGGQAQVRGVSGVWKDLTDNVNFMASNLTSQVRNIAQVTTAVANGDLSKKITVDARGEILELKDTVNTMVEQLRAFADEVTRVAREVGTDGRLGGRAQVLGVSGVWKDLTDNVNYMADNLTSQVRNIAQVATAVAQGDLSKKIDVDARGEILELKTTINTMVDTLSSFSSEVTRVAREVGSEGQLGGQARVEGVYGTWKRLTTNVNELALNLTTQVRAIAEVASAVAQGDMSRSITVETRGEVSELKDNINLMVSNLRETTRAKDWLESNLARLAGLMQGHRDLMEVADLILRELTPLVNAQYGAFFLADPDSEGAPSRITSATKGLAFIAGYGSAQGATVDTTGMPGHGLVRQAALEKKRILLEEAPPDYIKINSGLGEASPASVVIIPILFEDKLLGVIELASFSRFSDVHLAFFDQFVNTIGVAINTIIANSRTESLLSESQRLAVQLQERSDELQRQQAELQRSNAELEEKAALLATSSQYKSEFLANMSHELRTPLNSLLILARLLADNPDAHLSEQEVQFASTIHRSGSDLLQLINDILDLSKIEAGRMDVRPKKLPLIKVLDYVHATFRPITLDRGLAFDVAVGEDVPREMYCDEQRLQQILRNLLSNAIKFTSSGRVELRVKRVRNAAGAAAHGGEDQVAFVVKDTGIGIAHEKLPVIFEAFQQADGTTNRKYGGTGLGLSISREIARLLGGRIAAESELGRGSTFTLYVPVLYPGHLPGDAEQSDPALTLDGSDRFTSEHVLLPDQDDGWPTATRLEQWKGGRAGQVLPGRRVLIVDDDIRNVFALTHVLGRVGMPVLYAENGREGIEILERNPDIELILMDIMMPEMDGYETIEAIRRSPLWTDLPIIALTAKAMPGDREKSIAQGANDYVPKPVDVDRLLSVVCALLDPEGPAQDDETPPVPEQRSDTGEREAASPSPRGDRA
- a CDS encoding SpoIIE family protein phosphatase, which encodes MTRLQWARSVCHCPDAVSGAMREPVRSGIVGSFPGPREGPNRLVPPPGSDEPGEAEALSDVSAAPGPRASAQACPTGPAAPGPRAAADACPTARTSLPGDALAPGAARRFIRAVLADWAGLGPSAAGQVPPISVEFGSEAAVVVNELVTNAVVHAGTTVELLCRLESGGATEPAALVIEVCDHHPSRAVRGAPRRAREDLTAYESGRGLHIVAALAECWGVTYRTGRKTVWARLRVDVGEPSEPRRGHRDEVLQRGLHAAGILAPAPCRAPRGPDRDWIHRGALSFLAEASDLLAGQFDEDLIAALAGQLLVPRLADWCAIWLDEEAGGPLLAPRLARVWHAKEAAIEPLRAAVEKEPPRLPAAARGGPVPMPWPAAAELGTDGAALAYRLVAGGRDVGALLIGRAGVTHIPGEITGLIEDFVRRVALAIGAARKYTRQATISRVLQRGLLPSRVAEIPGIDSAFVYEPSNEALAGGDFYDVFPGTDGRWCFVLGDVQGSGPEAAVVTGLARPWLRLLAREGYAVHEVLNRLNQLLVDDATEAAGAAVHLATAGPAAEADGPQSRFLSLLYGELVPDAGGGSVRCTLASAGHPLPLLLRPDGSVRAAAVPQILLGVIEGARYESESLDLTPGDTLLCVTDGVTERRSGPRLFDDADGLAVVLAGCAGLPAAAVAGRIKQAVYEFGDTPPADDLALLVLRIGAGR
- a CDS encoding response regulator — translated: MSTRAPFHDGASILLVDDMEDNLIALEAVLGSLNEPLVRARSGEEAMKALLRQKFAVVLLDVRMPGMDGFETASNIKRLDQTKNVPIIFLTGSDDDGYAFRGYATGAADFLTKPFDPWVLRAKVNVFLELHRKNRQLERMLTDEQRRFDEIAERLTAIEEQLARGELGEVAELRHRMARLHDALRALGRARSTP
- the lepA gene encoding translation elongation factor 4, yielding MPATPPNVPEPSRTDPALIRNFCIIAHIDHGKSTLADRMLQLTGVVDQRQMRSQYLDRMDIERERGITIKSQAVRLPWAPTEGPDQGRAHILNMIDTPGHVDFTYEVSRSLAACEGTVLLVDAAQGIEAQTLANLYLAMENDLTIVPVLNKIDLPAAQPEKFSEELANLIGCQPEDVLKVSAKTGVGVDALLDRVVRDVPAPVGVADAPARAMIFDSVYDSYRGVVTYVRVVDGQLNKRERIRMMSTGATHELLEIGVSSPEMTPADGIGVGEVGYIITGVKDVRQSKVGDTITSLHNGATEALGGYKDPKPMVFSGLYPLDGSDYPDLREALDKLQLNDAALVYEPETSAALGFGFRVGFLGLLHLDVIRERLEREFNLDLIATAPNVVYRVVLEDGKEVTVTNPSEFPEGKISDVYEPVVRATILAPSEFIGSIMELCQTRRGTLLGMDYLSEDRVEIRYTLPLAEIVFDFFDQLKSKTRGYASLDYEPTGEQAASLVKVDILLHGDKVDAFSAVCHKDAAYAYGVRLVAKLRELIPRQAFEVPVQAAIGSRVIARETIRAIRKDVLAKCYGGDISRKRKLLEKQKEGKKRMKMVGSVEVPQEAFIAVLSSDDSGGKKK